In the genome of Mycolicibacterium aromaticivorans JS19b1 = JCM 16368, one region contains:
- a CDS encoding intradiol ring-cleavage dioxygenase — protein MDGAVQFHGVVTDEDGVPVSGALVETWHAAGDHRATEGGLPRCDEPTSTHRNNAITDRQGRYNVRFVPPRALEYGAAPFIAVSISVRGGPSRLITRAYLPGCHLAKDVLLGRLPAERRQALIAVRDDAGFRFDITLSPVNGVVAGTSGSKWAP, from the coding sequence GTGGACGGGGCCGTTCAGTTTCACGGTGTGGTCACCGATGAGGATGGTGTGCCAGTTTCTGGTGCCCTGGTCGAGACCTGGCACGCCGCCGGCGATCACAGGGCGACGGAGGGCGGGCTGCCGCGGTGCGACGAACCGACCTCTACCCACCGGAACAACGCAATCACCGACCGACAGGGTCGTTACAACGTCAGATTCGTGCCGCCCCGGGCACTTGAGTACGGAGCGGCGCCGTTTATCGCGGTGTCGATATCTGTCCGCGGGGGTCCTAGTCGGCTGATCACCCGCGCTTACCTTCCGGGCTGCCACCTCGCCAAAGATGTCCTGCTTGGCCGCCTGCCCGCCGAGCGGCGGCAAGCTCTGATCGCCGTCCGCGACGACGCCGGATTTCGCTTCGACATCACGCTAAGCCCAGTAAACGGTGTGGTGGCCGGAACCTCAGGTTCGAAGTGGGCACCGTGA
- a CDS encoding MlaE family ABC transporter permease, producing MTLDMFVAMGKPPFQWREFLLQSWFVARVSMVPALTLSIPLVVLTSFTFNTLLVEFGAADFSGTGAALGAVNQIGPFVTVLVVAGAGASAMCADLGSRTIREEIDAMRVLGLDPIHSLVVPRVLATTTVAVLLSSVVTVTGLLGAFLFSVYFQHVTPGSFVASMTLITGLSDVLVSIVKATLFGFVAGLIACYQGLRVQKGAAGVGNAVNETVVIAFLLLFVVNAIVTAVGFQVTK from the coding sequence ATGACGCTGGACATGTTCGTCGCGATGGGCAAACCGCCGTTCCAATGGCGCGAGTTCCTCCTCCAATCGTGGTTCGTAGCACGCGTTTCGATGGTCCCCGCGCTGACGTTGTCGATTCCCCTCGTTGTCCTGACGTCATTCACCTTCAACACGTTGCTCGTCGAATTCGGTGCCGCCGACTTCTCGGGGACCGGGGCAGCCTTGGGCGCTGTCAACCAGATCGGCCCTTTCGTGACCGTCCTCGTCGTCGCGGGCGCAGGAGCTTCAGCGATGTGCGCCGACCTCGGGTCGCGCACCATTCGCGAGGAAATCGATGCGATGCGGGTCCTCGGCCTAGATCCGATCCACTCTCTTGTCGTCCCCAGGGTGCTGGCGACGACCACGGTGGCAGTGCTCTTGTCATCTGTGGTGACCGTGACCGGCCTCCTTGGCGCATTTTTGTTCTCGGTCTACTTCCAGCACGTGACACCCGGATCGTTCGTCGCAAGCATGACGCTGATAACAGGCCTCAGCGATGTCCTGGTTTCAATCGTCAAGGCCACGCTGTTCGGTTTCGTGGCCGGCCTGATCGCCTGCTACCAAGGATTAAGGGTGCAAAAAGGCGCTGCCGGCGTAGGTAACGCGGTCAACGAAACCGTCGTAATCGCGTTCCTGTTGCTGTTCGTCGTCAATGCAATTGTCACCGCGGTTGGGTTTCAGGTAACCAAGTGA